The DNA segment CGACGTTGAAATAGCCGAACGCGCTGATCGGTTGTTCGGCCCACGGCCCCAATCCCGAGCCGCTGAACACCGCTCCGAGAGGTTGCTCGTAATTGGCTCCGGCCCTGAACGCCCATCTCGGAAGATTCGTCCAGCGCGTGTTGGACAGCGACATATACTGCGGCGCTTTGATGAAGCTGGCGGGCGCATTCGCAGGCGTCGACCAAGCCCAGTCGCTCGGCGCGGGCGCTTGTGTATATTTGACCCAGCGCGCGTCCGAGAGCGAGCCGGAGAAGGTGATCCATAGTTTCTCGATGGGGCTCCATCGCCCATCGAATTCGAAGCCGCGCATCCTAGCCTGTTCGGCGTTGCCGACATTGCTGACGGAAATCGGCGCGCCATTGGTGTCGTAGCTCGTCTTGCTTTGCACGACCTGAAAATTATACAGATCGGTCCAATAGGCGGTCAGGTTGAGAAACAGGCGCTCGTCCAGCCAGTTCGTCTTCACGCCCAGCTCATAGTCCCACGACACCTCGGGTTTATTGCCGAGAAGCGGAGCATGATCCACGAGGTAGTAGACGCCGTCGCGTTTCACATAGATCGGACCTGTGCCCGTTATGTTGACCGCCGAGGCTTTCTCTCCGCGGCCGACGAGACCGAACAGAGTGATATTGTCGTTGTATTTGTATTCCGGGTTGACGAGCGCGGTGAGCATGTTGCGGTTTTTCGCCTGAACTCCGGTGTCGGTCCACCCCCAGCCACCCGCCGCGATGATCGCCTGCTCCTGCTGGAAAGGCGAATATTGGGCGCCGTAATAGAGCGAGGGCCGGTGGCGCGCGGACCCGCTCCTCCGCTCCCAGGAATCCCTTATGCCGAATGTGATCGCCGCCTGCTCGTCTATATGATAGGTGGCGTTGGCGTATCCGGCTGCCTGGTGGGAGGTCGCTTTGACGTGCCACCAATCCGTGACGCCGGGGAGAGCCGCCGGGAGGCTGTACCATTTCGTCGCGTCGGCGCCGAAATCGGTATGATGCATCTGGCTCAGCACGTCTTCCGCAAAACCGTAGAGCCCGACTTGCCACTCGAATGGCTGCCCCTTCGGCGAGGAGAGGCGCAGCTCCTGCGAACCCTGGCCGGCATATGTATCCATGGAGCCGCTGCGAATGGCGGCCAATTGGTTGCCATCGGAAAAGCCTCGCTCGAGGCCTCGCTCGAAACCATAAGCCGATATCGACGTCAGCAGATAGTCGCCGATGCCGACGTTCAGCTCGTTGGAGACGGTGTAATTGCGTTGGGGATCCGTCCCTTCGCGCGCCATGTAAGGCTTGTATGGATCGAAGGTGAGAACGGGCCGACCGAGCCTGCTCGAGAAGTTCTGAGCGTAGCTTGTCGCCGGAGCCGTGCCATTCGCATAAATGAGGCTCGAATTGCCGATCGGAATGGCGCTGCGAAAATAGTTCCGGTATTCGTTCGAGCTGGCGTAGCTGAAGATGAGGCGGTCGCTTATCTCGTCCCCGACGAAGAGCAATTGGCCGCGCACGCCCCAACGATCGAAGTTACCGTAGCCCGCGCCCGTGACTTGGTCGTGAATGAACCCGTTGTCCCGGTCGAAATACGCGGTCACGCGATAGGCGAGCGCGTCCTCGATGATCGGGCCGGTGACGTTCACCTTTTCGGTCGTGCGTCCATAGCTTCCGTACGATGTCTCGAGTGTCGCCCGGCGTGTGAAGGACGGCGCCTGAGAGTGGATGACGACGCTGCCCATCGTCGTGTTCTTGCCACCGGCCGTGCCCTGGGGGCCATAGGCGACCTCGAAAGACGATATGCCGGAGAAGTTCATCCACTGGAAGCCCGGCGCTTGCCAGAACACGTTGTCGAGCACGAATCCGGTCGCTGAATGCGCGCCGACCCCGGTGTTCGATCCGGCGCCGACGCCACGGATCGACGCAAAAGACCATTGCGCAGTGCTGGTGTTCGGCCTGTAATTGGAGATTTTCAAGGCGAAGTCGTCGAGGGTCTGGAGCTGCTGCTCCTCGATTGTGTCCGACGTGACGACCTTGATCGCCCGCGGCGCTTTCTGCGCCTGCGCTTCGCGCCGCGCCCCTGCTTCGTCGCCCTGCACGAACACGTCCCCGACCTGCGCGTCCTGAGCGAGCGCCGGCGCGTTCGAGCCCACCAACAACGAGCCGCCGAGCAGCGTATAGGGAGCCAACGACGCACAAGAGAACAACCACCGCCTGAATGTCATTGACCTGACGCCCCTATCCGCGTGCCATAAACCAAGTTGGTCTAGCGGAAATAACGACTTACCTAGGTAGTGGCAAGCCGAAGCGGCGCGCTTGTCGGCGGAAGCGTGGCATAAGCGAATAATTATTGAACACTGTGGCTAATCTGCAACAGCCCCAGACCGGATCTCGATCGAGCGTGCGCATCCCTATCGTTCGGGGCGTTTCGCCAAGCCGATGCTTTCACATCGTATCTAGAGATGTTGCAGCGGACGGCATGATCGCCGCGCGGCGAATGCGCGCCACGCCCACGACTGTGACAGAAACGCTCTCTTCGAAGTTCGTATGTCGCAAAATTAGATGACGCCATTCGGTCTGCCCAAACTCATCCGAGCGGGCCGCCCTCGCCGAACTCGGCTTGACAGCTGTATCACAGCTATACATCATACTAATATGATATGATTAATATACTAAAGGATTCCCGATGGTCCGTTCAGTGTCCGGCGTCGCGACGAAAATGCGATTTCGTATCATGTCCAGCGCGTCCAGCCTCGCCTATATGGCGACGGCCGCTGTGGCTTTGTCGATGCAACTCGGCGGGTCTCGCGCTGAGGACGCTCCGGCTCCGGCTGCGGTGAACGTCCAAGTGGGCGATGTCGTCGTCCCCGGCGAGGACGACGACGGGGGCGAGACCTCGCGTCCCGTCATGGATGCGCAGAAAAAGCCGAAGTCGATCGTCGTCGTCGACCCCAAGACGATCGAGCGCCAGAACATCAATCGCCTCGACGAATTGCAGCAGCTCGTCCCGAGCTACAACACGGTCTCGAACGGCCGGGTGATCGACGGCCGCTCATCGATACGATCGGTCGGCGTCCAGGCCTCGGGAGAGGCTCCGACAGGCTATGTCGTCGACAATGTGTTTTGGCGATATCAAGGATTCCAATGGCTCGACCTGTTCGACGTGGCGTCCTTCGAAGTCGCCTACGGCCCACAAGGCACGGCCGGCGGCAAGAACACGTCGGTCGGCAACGTCATCATCCGCAACAATTTGCCGTCCTTCACGAGGCAGGCGATTGTCGAGACCAATTTCGCCAATTACGACCGCGTCATCGAGAAGGCCACCGTCACCGGCCCGGTCATCGACGACACGCTCGCCTATCGCGTCAGCTTCTTCATGGACAAGGGCGATGGCTGGAATCGCGATCCGGTGAGCGGCGCCGGCTACAAGAATACCGACCGTTGGGGCGTGCGTGGGCAGTTGTTCTATGTCGGCGACAATTTTTCCGACCGGCTCATCTTCAATTATGGCACATCTCACGAGTACAGCAATTACCCGGCCGTGGCGAAATCGGACTCGTTCATGGTCTACGCCAATGGAACGCGGCCGAGCTCGACCTTCGTGCAGAACGTCTGGAGGATCGGCAAGCCGATCGTGTCGCTGGACCCGTACCATCCCGCGATCGCGCGCCAGGGCGTCGAACCTGTGAGAACCATCAGCATCTCGAACGAGTTCAACATGGCCGTCGGCGAGAACATCCTGACCTCGATTTCCGCCTATGGCTTCAACCGCGACCTGCAGCCGTTTTTTCAAGATGGTCAGCTGCTGGAATTGTGGCGCGCCGGCATGGACACCTATGTCGGCCAAGGGTCGCAGGAATTCAGGCTGGCCTCGCCCAAGGATCAGCCGCTCGAATGGACGACCGGCCTCTATTTTTTCTATGACGATCTGCACAACCAGATGCACCATACGCAATTCGGCGTCGACGCCGCGAAATGGCTGAAGCGGCCAGCCGCGCTGCCTGGAGTCCAGGACTGGTGGTACACGACGATCCGGGACTTTCAATTCGCCGCTTTTGGACAGGCGACTTGGCATGTCGACGAGCAATTGGCGGTCACTCTCGGCTTGCGTGACAGCTACGAGATTACCGGCGGCGCAGTATGGCATC comes from the Methylosinus sp. PW1 genome and includes:
- a CDS encoding TonB-dependent receptor; the protein is MSSASSLAYMATAAVALSMQLGGSRAEDAPAPAAVNVQVGDVVVPGEDDDGGETSRPVMDAQKKPKSIVVVDPKTIERQNINRLDELQQLVPSYNTVSNGRVIDGRSSIRSVGVQASGEAPTGYVVDNVFWRYQGFQWLDLFDVASFEVAYGPQGTAGGKNTSVGNVIIRNNLPSFTRQAIVETNFANYDRVIEKATVTGPVIDDTLAYRVSFFMDKGDGWNRDPVSGAGYKNTDRWGVRGQLFYVGDNFSDRLIFNYGTSHEYSNYPAVAKSDSFMVYANGTRPSSTFVQNVWRIGKPIVSLDPYHPAIARQGVEPVRTISISNEFNMAVGENILTSISAYGFNRDLQPFFQDGQLLELWRAGMDTYVGQGSQEFRLASPKDQPLEWTTGLYFFYDDLHNQMHHTQFGVDAAKWLKRPAALPGVQDWWYTTIRDFQFAAFGQATWHVDEQLAVTLGLRDSYEITGGAVWHLNRYYPNVSLADQDQAVIVASNYGGVQDSGYQSKYLNHVTAILNPQYQLNENLLLYGLLGRAEKGAAASSANALYTTNPKNGLREFLRFPPRFAKPEVSWDYEFGFKSSWLDNRLFFNANLYWNDFYNFQTNIVDSSGVDALGAPVSVSVLGNAKHARVRGVEFDGRWSPVERLWLNFNAAFTDARWVSFPDAPPPADWNWSGGDVAAPKALSLSNTRWQSVPLWTFNIGANYEQPLGAIFADLGDSSSLGIFGEWASKPFTAFGYFNINWRDKTQLTNPWSILQYWQGSYAIVNAGVGIRTDDNRYSLTFWAKNIGDERPFSSWDPGTASTPATVGAARWPATFGGSFRVKLL
- a CDS encoding TonB-dependent receptor; the protein is MTFRRWLFSCASLAPYTLLGGSLLVGSNAPALAQDAQVGDVFVQGDEAGARREAQAQKAPRAIKVVTSDTIEEQQLQTLDDFALKISNYRPNTSTAQWSFASIRGVGAGSNTGVGAHSATGFVLDNVFWQAPGFQWMNFSGISSFEVAYGPQGTAGGKNTTMGSVVIHSQAPSFTRRATLETSYGSYGRTTEKVNVTGPIIEDALAYRVTAYFDRDNGFIHDQVTGAGYGNFDRWGVRGQLLFVGDEISDRLIFSYASSNEYRNYFRSAIPIGNSSLIYANGTAPATSYAQNFSSRLGRPVLTFDPYKPYMAREGTDPQRNYTVSNELNVGIGDYLLTSISAYGFERGLERGFSDGNQLAAIRSGSMDTYAGQGSQELRLSSPKGQPFEWQVGLYGFAEDVLSQMHHTDFGADATKWYSLPAALPGVTDWWHVKATSHQAAGYANATYHIDEQAAITFGIRDSWERRSGSARHRPSLYYGAQYSPFQQEQAIIAAGGWGWTDTGVQAKNRNMLTALVNPEYKYNDNITLFGLVGRGEKASAVNITGTGPIYVKRDGVYYLVDHAPLLGNKPEVSWDYELGVKTNWLDERLFLNLTAYWTDLYNFQVVQSKTSYDTNGAPISVSNVGNAEQARMRGFEFDGRWSPIEKLWITFSGSLSDARWVKYTQAPAPSDWAWSTPANAPASFIKAPQYMSLSNTRWTNLPRWAFRAGANYEQPLGAVFSGSGLGPWAEQPISAFGYFNVAYTDKIQLTNPWSVVQYWNRPYVDLSVGAGLKTSDNRYRLTFWGKNLFNVVPFMSWSPGSGSTPTSVTLGMPPVTYGGTLSVVLD